GACGTGGAGAAGCTGTCCGCGAAGGTCAAGAGCACGCCGTACACCCTGATGAGCCCGAACGAGGACCAGGCCGCCCCCCTGATGCTGACGGCGTGGGGCCACCAGCGGACGGTGACCGGCGCGGACGACCCGGCCGTGGGCGCGTTCTTCGAGAAGTACGTCCAGGGCGAGCAGACCCCCGAGAAGGGTGCCGCCTGCACGGGCGGACTGCCCCAGTGAGGCAGGCGCAGGCCGGGTGGATCGCGGGCGCCGCGGCGGCGGTGCTCGTCGCGGCGGGCGCCGTCACCTACGCGGTCGCCTCGGACAGCGGCTCGCCGCGGGTGCCCACCGCGGACTCGGCGGACGCCGGCTTCGCCCGTGACATGGCGGTCCACCACCAGCAGGCCGTGGAGATGTCGTACATCGTGCGCGACCGCACCCGCGACGAGGAGGTGCGGCGCCTGGCGTACGACATCGCGCAGACCCAGGCCAACCAGCGGGGCATGCTGCTGGGCTGGCTGGACCTGTGGGAGCTGCCGAAGGTGTCCGCGAAGCCCCCGATGAGCTGGATGGGCATGGGGAACGCGCCCTCGCGGGGCGACGGCTCGCTGATGCCGGGCATGGCGACCGACGACGAGCTGGCCCGGCTGGGCAGGCTCAGCGGCCGGGACGCCGAGGTGTACTTCCTGAAGCTGATGACCGAGCACCACAAGGGCGGCGTGCACATGGCCGAGGGCTGCGTCTCCGCGTGCACGGTCGAGGTGGAGAAGGAGCTGGCCCAGGGGATGGTGGAGGCGCAGCAGTCGGAGATCGACCTGATGGCCGACATGCTCGCGGAGCGGGGCGCGGAGGCCAGCTGAGCGGTCCGGGCGGGCGCGCGGGCGGGAGGGCCGATCCGGCCGCCACCCCCCATTGCGTCGCTTTGACGATTACACTGGCCGCGTGCCTCGACTACGCCTCGCCCTGAACCAGATCGACTCGCGCGTCGGCGACCTCGCCGGGAACGCCGAGGCGATCGTCCGCTGGACCCGGCACTCCGCCGGGCGGGGAGCCCATCTGGCCGTGTTCCCCGAGATGGCGCTGACCGGGTATCCCGTCGAGGACCTGGCGCTGCGCCCGTCCTTCGTCGAGGCGTCCCGCGCGGCCCTGCGCTCGCTCGCCGCACGGCTCGCCGAGGAGGGTTTCGGCGAGCTGCCGGTGCTCGTCGGCTACCTGGACCGCTGCCCGACCGCCCAGCCGAAGTACGGCCAGCCGGCCGGGGCCCCGCAGAACGCGGCGGCGGTGCTGCACCGCGGCGCGGTGGCCCTCACCTTCGCCAAGCACCACCTGCCGAACTACGGCGTCTTCGACGAGTTCCGCTACTTCGTGCCCGGCGACAGCATGCCCGTGGTGCGGCTGCACGGCGTCGACATCGCGCTGGCCATCTGCGAGGACCTGTGGCAGGAGGGCGGGCGGGTGCCGGCCGCCCGGTCCGCCGGGGCGGGCCTGCTGATCTCCGTCAACGCCTCGCCGTACGAGCGCGACAAGGACGACACCCGGCTGGAGCTGGTCCGCAGGCGGGCCCAGGAGGCCGGCTGCACCACCGCCTACCTCGCCATGACGGGCGGGCAGGACGAGCTGGTGTTCGACGGTGACTCGATCGTGGTCGGCGCGGACGGCGAGGTGATCGCCCGGGCGGCGCAGTTCGCCGAGGAGTGCCTGGTCCTGGACCTGGACCTGCCGGCCGCGGTGCCGGACGCCCCGGCCGGCGTGGTCGACGACGGTCTGCGCGTCGACCGCCTGGTGCTCTCCGAGGAGCCGCTCGCACCGTACGAGCCGGAGTACACCGGCGGGTGCTCCGAGCGGCTGGACGACGACGAGGAGGTGTACGCGGCGCTCGTCACGGGCCTGCGCGCGTACGTCGTGAAGAACGGCTTCCGGTCCGTCCTCGTCGGCCTGTCCGGCGGGATCGACTCCGCGCTGGTCGCGGCGATCGCCTGCGACGCGGTGGGCGCGGAGAACGTGTACGGCGTGTCCATGCCCTCCAGGTACTCGTCCGAGCACTCCAGGGACGACGCGGCGGAGCTGGCCCGCCGTACCGGCCTGAACTTCCGCACGATCCCGATCGCGCCCATGTTCGACGCGTACATGGGGTCGCTGGGGCTGACCGGCCTGGCGGAGGAGAACCTCCAGTCCCGCCTGCGCGGCACGCTCCTGATGGCCCTCTCCAACCAGGAGGGCCACCTCGTGCTGGCCCCCGGCAACAAGTCCGAGCTGGCCGTCGGCTACTCCACCCTGTACGGCGACTCGGTGGGCGCGTACGGCCCCATCAAGGACGTCTACAAGACGTCGGTCTTCCGCCTCGCCCGGTGGCGCAACCGCGCGGCCGAGGCGCGCGGCGAGACCCCGCCCGTCCCGGAGAACTCGATCAGCAAGCCGCCGAGCGCCGAGCTGCGCCCCGGCCAGGTCGACACCGACTCGCTGCCGGACTACCCCGTCCTCGACGCGATCCTCGAGCGCTACGTCGACCGCGACGAGGGCGCCGGCACGATCGTCGCGGCCGGCTTCGATCCCGGACTGGTGGCGCGCACGCTGCGGCTGGTCGACACCGCCGAGTACAAGCGGCGCCAGTACCCGCCGGGCACCAAGATCTCCCCGAAGGGGTTCGGCAAGGACCGCCGGCTGCCGATCACCAACGGGTGGCGGGAGTAGGCGCCACCGGCGGGCGCGCGGCCGCGGGCAGGACTGCCGCCATCACGCGGCCGCGGCGAACGCGCCTCCACCCGGCAACACTGCCGCCCGCGCGCAGCCGCGGCGAACGCGCCTCCACCCGGCGGGACTACCGCCATCACGCGGCCGCGGCGAGCGGGTCGTGCCGGGGCGCGGCCGCGTGGCGGAGCCGCGGGCCGGTCCGGCCCCGGGTCCGACGGGGGCGGACGTCAGTTGGGCACTCGTTCCGCCGCCGTGGGCGTGCCCGAGGCCACCAGGCGTTCGCGGCCACCGGCGGGGACGGCCCGGCGGTGGTCCACCGCGTGGGCCACGGCCGCGACGCCCAGGCCCAGGACGGCCAGGAGGGCGCCCGCGAGGGCGGGGGACGTGGTGCCGAAGCCCGCCGCGAGGGCGAGGCCGCCGATCCAGGCGCCGCCGGCGTTGGCGAGGTTGAAGGCGGCCTGGTTGGCGGAGGAGGCGAGGGAGGGGGCCGCGGCGGCCTTCTCCATGACCATGAGCTGGAGCGGGGAGCCGGTGACGAAGGCGGCCGTGCCGAGCAGGGCCACCGCCAGGGCCGCCGTCGCGGGAGTGCGCATCAGCAGCGGGAATGCGAACAGGACGGCCACCAGGGCGAGCAGTCCGCCGAAGAGGGTGCCGCGCATGGCGTGGTCGGCGAGCCGGCCGCCGAGCAGGTTGCCGATCGTCGCGCCCACGCCGAACAGGGCCAGCAGCAGCGTCACGCTCGTCTCGGCGTAGCCCGCCGCGTCCGTGAGCATCGGGGTGATGTAGCTGTAGGCGGCGAACAGGGCGCCGAAGCCCGCGACCGTGGTGCCGAGTGCCAGCCACACGGGGAGCGAGCGCAGGGCGGCCACTTCGCCGCGCAGCCCGGCCGCGGGCGCCGGGGTGGCGTCGCGCGGCACGAGCAGTGCCAGGGAGGCGATCGCCGCGAGGCCGATCGCGCCGACGCCGAGGAAGGTGGCGCGCCAGCCGAGGTGCTGGCCCATGAGGGTGGCGGCGGGGACGCCGGCGATGTTGGCGACGGTCAGGCCGAGGAACATCAGGGAGACCGAGCGGGCCTTGCGCTCGGGGGCGACCAGGGTGGTGGCGACCACGGCGCCGACGCCGAAGAAGGCGCCGTGCGGCAGGCCGCTGAGGAAGCGGGCGGCCAGCAGGTAGTGCTCGTCGGGGGCGAACGCCGAGAGGGCGTTGCCGGCGACGAAGAGGACCATCAGGCCGATGAGCACCGCGCGGCGGGACATGCGCGCGGTGAGGGCCGCGAGCAGCGGGGCGCCGATGACGACGCCGAGGGCGTAGGCGGAGACCAGGTGGCCGGCGCTCGGGATGGAGATGCCGAGGTCGGCGGCGACGTCGGGCAGCAGGCCCATCATCACGAACTCGGTCGTGCCGATGCCGAAGGCACCTACGGCCAGGGCGAGCAGGGCCAGGGGCATGGGGTCGTGCCTTTCGGGGAGCGGGGACGGGCGGGTTATGTTCAGCTACGGAACAAAGTCTCCCACACCCGTATTCCGCGTCCCGCCTCCCGGGCCGCGTCCCGTCCTCCGGCGTGCGCCCCACCGCCCCGCCCCGCGACCGGCAGGTGGCGGGGCGGGGCGCCCGCGACCGGCAGGTGGCGGCCGTGACCGTCCCGGGGCGGTGCCTCAGGATCCCGTGGCCAGCCGGACCCGCGCCGCGACCGGCAGGTGGTCGCTCCCCGTCTCCGGCAGCGTCCAGGACTTCACCGGCTCGACCCCCTTCACCATGATCTGGTCGATCCGCGCCATCGGGAACGACGCCGGCCAGCTGAACCCGAAGCCGCTGCCCGCCGCGCCCTGCGTGGAGCGCATCTGCGAGGTCACGGCGTTCAGCGCCCGGTCGTTCATGGTGCCGTTGAGGTCCCCGAGCAGGACCACCCGCTCCAGCGGCTCACCGGCGATGGCCTCGCCCAGCGCGTCGGCGCTGGTGTCGCGCTGCCGCGCGGTGAACCCGGCCTCCAGCTTCACCCGCACCGAGGGCAGATGGGCGACGTACACCGCGACCGGCCCGGCCGGGGTCGTCACGGTGGCCCGCATGGCCCGCGTCCAGCCCAGCTTGATGTCCACCGGCGCGATGTCGCCGAGCGGGTACTTGCTCCACACGCCGACCGTGCCCTGCACCGAGTGGTACCGGTACGTCGACGCCAGCGCCTTCTCGTACGTGGGCACCGCCGAGGCCCGCAGCTCCTCCAGGGCCACCACGTCCGCGCCGGACGCGGCCACCGAGCGGGCGGTGCCGGCCGGATCGGCGTTGTCGGCGTTGACGTTGTGCGTGGCCACCATGAGGTCGCCGCCGCCCGCCGCCTTGTCGGTGAGGAGCCCGCCGAAGAGGTTGAGCCAGACGATCGCCGGGAGCAGCACCGCGATCAGCGCGCTGGCGGACCTGCGCACCACGGCGAGCAGGAGCAGCACGGGGACGCCGAGGCCCAGCCAGGGCAGGAACGTCTCGGTGAGGCTGCCCAGGTTGCCGAACCGGTTCGGGATGTGCGCGTGCGCCACCATCACCAGGGCCAGCAGCGCCGCCAGGGCGGCGACGACCAGGCCGCGGCGCCAGATCCGCGGATCGCCGCGCCAGGCGGCGATGAGACGGTGCGTCAGGCGCCGGAAGCGGGATTCCCGGCGCTCGGGCCCCGAGCCGCCGCCGTCCGTCTCCGTCACGTACGCCTGCTGCGCCATACCGTCGCCTCGCTACCTGCCGTGCACACCGTCTCCCCCGCGTCTAAGACCCTAGGGGATGATCGGCTTCTTCCCGCCGTCCCATGACGGCCGTACGGGCACGAGGACGACGAAGCACGCGCGGGGAGTTCCGATTGTGGCGTTCGTGACGGCCACTGTGACGAAACGCGCACAATCCGGCTCACCGGCGTGGCGCGTCGTCACCCGCCGGGCGCAGTCCCTCCAGCAGCCGGTCGACGATCTCCTCCGCCAAGCCCTCGGGCAGCTCGGCGCCCGGGCGCATGATCGTGCGCAGCAGCATCGGCCCGATGAACAGGTCGTTCAGCAGTTCGATGTCCACGTCCTCGCGCAGCTCGCCGTCCCGCCGGCCCCGGCGCAGCACCTCCAGCTGGGCGCGGCGGCGCGGCTCTATGACACTCGCGCGGTAGGCGGCCCAGATCTTCGGGCTGCTCTTCATCTGGGCGTAGACGTTGAGCAGGATGGCCGACGACTGGGCCATCAGGCCGCGCCGGCGCAGCTGTTCCAGCAGGGCCACCAGGTCGTCGCGCATGGAGGTGCCGGGGAGTTCGGGGTCGGGCGGCTCGGCGGCGCGGACCACGTCGACGAACAGCTCCTCCTTGCCGGGCCAGCGGCGGTAGATGGCCGCCTTGCCGACGCCCGCGGTGCGGGCGATCCGCTCGATGGACAGCTCCGCCAGCGGCACGCCGTCCTCCAGCAGTCGCATCACGCCCTCGATGATGGCCCGCTCCACCGCCTCGCTGCGGGGCCGCCCCCGCGCGGGGGCGCCGTGACCGGGGCTTGATGCGGCGAGGCGGTTCACTGGGCAGGTCCTTTCGTGCGGTGCCGTGATTCTCCCGTACACCGGTCCCCGGCCGCCCGGAACCCGCCGCCCCGCCCCCGGTCCCCGGTGCCGGCCCCGGCACCGGGGACCCCGGCCGGAGGCCCTAGGACCGGTCGCCCAGGGGGACGGGGGCCGGTTCGGCGGCGGTGCCGTCCGGGGCCGGCGCGGGCGGGCGGCCCGGGAGGAAGAGCGCCACCACCAGGGCGCCGGCCAGTGCCACGGCCGCCCCGCACAGGGCGGTGAGGTGCATGGCGTGCAGGAAGGCGTCGTGGGCGGGGGCGATCAGGGCGTCGCCGCGGGGGCCCAGGCGGGCGGCGACGGCGAGGGTGCCCTCGATGGACTCGCCCGCGGTGTGGTGGAGGGCGGCCGGCAGGGCGGTCAGCTCGTCCTCGATGCCGTCGCGGTAGGCGGCGGACAGCACGGAGCCGAGGACGGCGATGCCGAGGGCGCCGCCGACCTGGCGGAAGGTGTTGCTGAGCGCGGAGGCGGAGCCGGCCTTCTCGCGGGGCAGGGCCTGCATGACGACCACGCTGGTGGGGGTCATGATGTGGGCCATGCCGGCCCCCATGAGGAAGAAGACGGTCTCCAGCAGCCAGATCGGGGTGTCCGCGTCGAAGCTCGCGAAGGCGGCGAGGGTGCCGGCGATGACCAGCATGCCGCCGGTGGTGGTGGC
Above is a genomic segment from Streptomyces glaucescens containing:
- a CDS encoding DUF305 domain-containing protein; translated protein: MRQAQAGWIAGAAAAVLVAAGAVTYAVASDSGSPRVPTADSADAGFARDMAVHHQQAVEMSYIVRDRTRDEEVRRLAYDIAQTQANQRGMLLGWLDLWELPKVSAKPPMSWMGMGNAPSRGDGSLMPGMATDDELARLGRLSGRDAEVYFLKLMTEHHKGGVHMAEGCVSACTVEVEKELAQGMVEAQQSEIDLMADMLAERGAEAS
- a CDS encoding NAD+ synthase, whose translation is MPRLRLALNQIDSRVGDLAGNAEAIVRWTRHSAGRGAHLAVFPEMALTGYPVEDLALRPSFVEASRAALRSLAARLAEEGFGELPVLVGYLDRCPTAQPKYGQPAGAPQNAAAVLHRGAVALTFAKHHLPNYGVFDEFRYFVPGDSMPVVRLHGVDIALAICEDLWQEGGRVPAARSAGAGLLISVNASPYERDKDDTRLELVRRRAQEAGCTTAYLAMTGGQDELVFDGDSIVVGADGEVIARAAQFAEECLVLDLDLPAAVPDAPAGVVDDGLRVDRLVLSEEPLAPYEPEYTGGCSERLDDDEEVYAALVTGLRAYVVKNGFRSVLVGLSGGIDSALVAAIACDAVGAENVYGVSMPSRYSSEHSRDDAAELARRTGLNFRTIPIAPMFDAYMGSLGLTGLAEENLQSRLRGTLLMALSNQEGHLVLAPGNKSELAVGYSTLYGDSVGAYGPIKDVYKTSVFRLARWRNRAAEARGETPPVPENSISKPPSAELRPGQVDTDSLPDYPVLDAILERYVDRDEGAGTIVAAGFDPGLVARTLRLVDTAEYKRRQYPPGTKISPKGFGKDRRLPITNGWRE
- a CDS encoding MFS transporter codes for the protein MPLALLALAVGAFGIGTTEFVMMGLLPDVAADLGISIPSAGHLVSAYALGVVIGAPLLAALTARMSRRAVLIGLMVLFVAGNALSAFAPDEHYLLAARFLSGLPHGAFFGVGAVVATTLVAPERKARSVSLMFLGLTVANIAGVPAATLMGQHLGWRATFLGVGAIGLAAIASLALLVPRDATPAPAAGLRGEVAALRSLPVWLALGTTVAGFGALFAAYSYITPMLTDAAGYAETSVTLLLALFGVGATIGNLLGGRLADHAMRGTLFGGLLALVAVLFAFPLLMRTPATAALAVALLGTAAFVTGSPLQLMVMEKAAAAPSLASSANQAAFNLANAGGAWIGGLALAAGFGTTSPALAGALLAVLGLGVAAVAHAVDHRRAVPAGGRERLVASGTPTAAERVPN
- a CDS encoding endonuclease/exonuclease/phosphatase family protein, with protein sequence MAQQAYVTETDGGGSGPERRESRFRRLTHRLIAAWRGDPRIWRRGLVVAALAALLALVMVAHAHIPNRFGNLGSLTETFLPWLGLGVPVLLLLAVVRRSASALIAVLLPAIVWLNLFGGLLTDKAAGGGDLMVATHNVNADNADPAGTARSVAASGADVVALEELRASAVPTYEKALASTYRYHSVQGTVGVWSKYPLGDIAPVDIKLGWTRAMRATVTTPAGPVAVYVAHLPSVRVKLEAGFTARQRDTSADALGEAIAGEPLERVVLLGDLNGTMNDRALNAVTSQMRSTQGAAGSGFGFSWPASFPMARIDQIMVKGVEPVKSWTLPETGSDHLPVAARVRLATGS
- a CDS encoding TetR/AcrR family transcriptional regulator; translated protein: MRLLEDGVPLAELSIERIARTAGVGKAAIYRRWPGKEELFVDVVRAAEPPDPELPGTSMRDDLVALLEQLRRRGLMAQSSAILLNVYAQMKSSPKIWAAYRASVIEPRRRAQLEVLRRGRRDGELREDVDIELLNDLFIGPMLLRTIMRPGAELPEGLAEEIVDRLLEGLRPAGDDAPRR